The following are from one region of the Fibrobacter sp. UWEL genome:
- a CDS encoding ATP-binding protein has translation MDIFPTRSLEQFTALFGKTVLGTLDSLGKKALNTAIQAFKSCKVVVSADPITGSPQSALEFLPQQTKNTLDEIFSYLKNSDKECFIAIDEFQQIAEYDDENVEALLRSKIQFCPNVHFIFSGSKHHLMSEMFSSVEHPFYRSTEIVNLHAITEEAYYEFANHWMKIAGIKFPREIFSALYQRLEGHTWYMQSILNRLYEMRPEEISQKHINDCILRIINSETDSYQRLFSSLTANQNHLLTAIAQEGTVANINASAFIGKYKLKAASSVNRALEHLLDKEFVMDTPKGYVVYDKFFTLWLKGL, from the coding sequence ATGGATATTTTTCCGACAAGGTCCCTGGAGCAATTTACCGCTCTGTTCGGGAAAACTGTTTTAGGAACGTTGGACAGTCTCGGAAAGAAAGCGTTGAACACGGCAATCCAGGCGTTCAAAAGTTGCAAAGTTGTTGTTTCCGCAGACCCCATTACAGGGAGTCCTCAATCTGCCCTTGAATTCCTGCCTCAGCAAACCAAAAATACTTTAGATGAAATTTTTTCGTACCTAAAAAATTCAGACAAGGAATGCTTTATCGCCATTGACGAATTTCAGCAAATCGCAGAATATGACGACGAAAATGTAGAAGCATTGCTTCGCTCCAAAATTCAATTTTGTCCCAACGTGCATTTCATCTTTTCTGGCAGCAAGCATCACCTGATGTCAGAAATGTTCAGTTCCGTCGAGCATCCGTTCTATCGCAGCACCGAAATTGTCAACCTTCACGCAATCACTGAAGAAGCCTATTACGAGTTCGCAAATCACTGGATGAAAATAGCCGGAATCAAATTTCCTCGCGAGATTTTTTCAGCCTTATACCAGCGCCTCGAAGGCCACACCTGGTACATGCAAAGCATTTTAAACCGGCTCTATGAAATGCGTCCAGAGGAAATTTCGCAGAAACACATCAACGACTGCATTTTGCGAATCATCAACTCCGAAACGGATTCTTACCAGCGCTTGTTCAGTTCACTTACGGCAAACCAAAATCACTTGCTGACGGCAATCGCTCAAGAAGGAACCGTCGCAAACATCAACGCAAGTGCATTTATTGGCAAATACAAGCTCAAGGCAGCAAGCAGCGTAAACCGCGCTTTGGAACACTTGCTAGACAAGGAATTTGTGATGGACACCCCCAAAGGGTATGTTGTCTATGACAAGTTTTTTACCCTTTGGCTCAAGGGATTGTAA